From one Haloferax marinisediminis genomic stretch:
- a CDS encoding CopG family ribbon-helix-helix protein, producing MTVVSVSMPEELLERIDSFAEEHGYTGRSEVVREASRNLLGEFEDKRLEDRELMAVVTVIFDYETTSVEERMMGLRHEYEGLVKSNFHNHVGNHYCMELFVLEGQLTDISTFVGKIRATRDTLSVDYSVMPIDEFTGVAEE from the coding sequence ATGACTGTCGTCAGCGTCTCCATGCCGGAGGAACTTCTGGAGCGCATCGACTCGTTCGCCGAAGAGCACGGCTACACCGGGCGGAGTGAAGTCGTCAGGGAGGCATCTCGAAACCTCCTCGGTGAGTTCGAAGACAAGCGACTCGAAGACCGTGAGCTGATGGCCGTCGTCACGGTCATCTTCGACTACGAGACGACGAGCGTCGAAGAACGGATGATGGGCCTGCGCCACGAGTACGAAGGCCTCGTCAAGTCGAACTTCCACAACCACGTCGGCAACCACTACTGCATGGAACTGTTCGTCCTCGAAGGGCAACTCACAGACATCTCGACGTTCGTCGGGAAGATTCGGGCGACTCGGGACACGCTGAGCGTCGACTACTCCGTGATGCCGATCGACGAGTTCACGGGCGTCGCCGAAGAGTAG